One Kitasatospora sp. MAP12-44 DNA segment encodes these proteins:
- a CDS encoding NUDIX hydrolase: MAEEPLLPRDRWLASLERSYTAAGTLLTDEAGRILVLKPNYRPGWQFAGGTVDSGEDAYECARRELLEETGLRIEPGRLLVVSWTHPSDQLEHPAVNFLFDAGSVPVGTPIALQESELEEYRWVEPEEAMVLVGPARELRLRAALAARADGEVRIVSSVISGI, from the coding sequence ATGGCCGAAGAGCCCCTGCTGCCCCGCGATCGATGGCTGGCCTCGCTGGAGCGCTCCTACACCGCGGCGGGCACCCTGCTCACCGACGAGGCGGGTCGGATCCTGGTGCTCAAGCCCAACTACCGCCCCGGCTGGCAGTTCGCGGGCGGCACTGTGGACAGCGGCGAGGACGCCTATGAGTGCGCCCGGCGCGAACTGCTGGAGGAGACCGGTCTGCGGATCGAGCCCGGCCGCCTGCTGGTGGTCTCCTGGACCCACCCGTCCGATCAACTCGAGCACCCCGCCGTCAACTTCCTCTTCGACGCCGGATCGGTTCCGGTCGGCACGCCGATCGCGCTGCAGGAGTCGGAGCTGGAGGAGTACCGCTGGGTCGAGCCCGAGGAGGCGATGGTCCTGGTCGGCCCGGCGCGCGAACTGCGTCTGCGTGCCGCCCTCGCGGCCCGCGCGGACGGCGAGGTGCGGATCGTCTCCTCGGTGATCAGCGGCATCTGA
- a CDS encoding nitrilase-related carbon-nitrogen hydrolase, with the protein MSRVVRAALFQTAWTGDAESMVAAHERAAREAAAQGAQVIGFQEVFNAPYFCQVQEAEHYRWAEPVPDGPTVTRMSALARELGLVMVIPVFEIERPGFYYNTAAVIDADGSYLGKYRKHHIPQVKGFWEKYYFKPGNLGWPVFETAVGKVGVYICYDRHFPEGWRALGLAGAEIVYNPSATSRGLSAYLWQLEQPAAAVANEYFVAAINRVGVEEYGDNDFYGTSYFVDPRGQLVGAAASDRAEELVVRDLDLALIDEVRQQWAFYRDRRPDAYRPLTEA; encoded by the coding sequence ATGAGCCGAGTTGTACGTGCTGCCCTCTTCCAGACCGCGTGGACGGGCGACGCGGAGTCGATGGTCGCGGCCCACGAACGGGCGGCCCGGGAGGCCGCCGCCCAGGGCGCGCAGGTGATCGGATTCCAGGAGGTCTTCAACGCGCCGTACTTCTGCCAGGTGCAGGAGGCCGAGCACTACCGCTGGGCCGAGCCCGTGCCGGACGGCCCGACGGTGACCCGGATGTCCGCACTGGCCCGGGAGTTGGGCCTGGTGATGGTGATCCCGGTCTTCGAGATCGAGCGCCCGGGCTTCTACTACAACACCGCCGCCGTGATCGACGCGGACGGCTCGTACCTCGGCAAGTACCGCAAGCACCACATCCCGCAGGTCAAGGGCTTCTGGGAGAAGTACTACTTCAAGCCCGGCAATCTGGGCTGGCCGGTCTTCGAGACGGCCGTCGGCAAGGTCGGCGTGTACATCTGCTACGACCGGCACTTCCCCGAGGGCTGGCGGGCGCTCGGCCTGGCCGGCGCCGAGATCGTCTACAACCCGTCCGCGACCAGTCGCGGACTCTCCGCCTACCTCTGGCAGTTGGAGCAGCCCGCCGCCGCCGTCGCGAACGAGTACTTCGTCGCGGCGATCAACCGGGTCGGCGTCGAGGAGTACGGCGACAACGACTTCTACGGCACCTCCTACTTCGTGGACCCGCGCGGGCAGTTGGTCGGTGCGGCGGCCTCGGACCGGGCGGAGGAGCTGGTGGTCCGCGACCTCGACCTGGCGCTGATCGACGAGGTCCGCCAGCAGTGGGCCTTCTACCGCGACCGCCGGCCGGACGCCTACCGCCCGCTCACCGAGGCCTGA
- the hydA gene encoding dihydropyrimidinase produces the protein MTRTVIRNGLVITAAEESAADVLIEGERVVALASTGSTVAEGWTADREIDAAGHYVIPGGVDAHTHMELPFGGTAASDTFETGTRAAAWGGTTTIVDFAVQSVGAALREGLDAWHAKAQGRCAIDYGFHMIMSDVTETSLREMDQLVEEGVTSFKLFMAYPGVFYSDDGRILRAMQRSAGNGGLIMMHAENGIAIDVLVEQALAAGRTDPRYHGEVRRELLEAEATHRAVKLAQVAGAPLYVVHVSAASAVAEVAAARAQGLDVFGETCPQYLFLSTDNLAERGADGFEGAKYVCSTPLRPREHQEALWRGLRTNQLQVVSTDHCPFCFAGQKELGRGDFSKIPNGLPGVENRMDLLHQAVLDGHLTRRRWIEIACAAPARMFGLYPRKGTIAPGADADLVVYDPAAQQTLSAATHHMNVDYSAYEGRRITGRARTVLSRGAVVVDGGAYLGRPGHGRYQPRATCQFIS, from the coding sequence ATGACCCGTACGGTGATTCGCAACGGCCTGGTGATCACGGCGGCCGAGGAGAGCGCGGCGGACGTGCTGATCGAGGGCGAACGGGTGGTCGCCCTCGCCAGCACCGGCAGCACGGTCGCCGAGGGCTGGACCGCGGACCGGGAGATCGACGCGGCCGGCCACTACGTCATCCCGGGTGGCGTGGACGCGCACACCCACATGGAGCTGCCGTTCGGCGGCACCGCCGCCTCGGACACCTTCGAGACCGGCACCCGCGCCGCCGCCTGGGGCGGCACCACCACCATCGTCGACTTCGCGGTGCAGAGCGTCGGCGCCGCGCTGCGCGAGGGCCTGGACGCCTGGCACGCCAAGGCGCAGGGCCGGTGCGCGATCGACTACGGCTTCCACATGATCATGTCGGATGTCACCGAGACCAGCCTGCGGGAGATGGACCAGCTGGTCGAGGAGGGCGTCACCTCCTTCAAACTCTTCATGGCCTACCCGGGCGTCTTCTACAGCGACGACGGCCGGATCCTGCGCGCCATGCAGCGCAGCGCCGGCAACGGCGGCCTGATCATGATGCACGCCGAGAACGGCATCGCCATCGACGTGCTGGTCGAGCAGGCGCTGGCCGCCGGGCGGACCGACCCGCGCTACCACGGCGAGGTGCGCCGCGAGTTGCTGGAGGCCGAGGCGACCCACCGGGCCGTCAAGCTCGCCCAGGTGGCCGGCGCGCCGCTGTACGTCGTGCACGTCTCGGCGGCCTCGGCGGTCGCCGAGGTGGCCGCCGCCCGCGCGCAGGGCCTGGACGTCTTCGGCGAGACCTGCCCGCAGTACCTCTTCCTCTCCACCGACAACCTCGCCGAGCGCGGCGCCGACGGCTTCGAGGGCGCCAAGTACGTCTGCTCGACGCCGCTGCGCCCGCGCGAGCACCAGGAGGCGCTCTGGCGCGGCCTGCGCACCAACCAGCTGCAGGTGGTCTCCACCGACCACTGCCCGTTCTGCTTCGCCGGGCAGAAGGAGCTCGGCCGCGGCGACTTCTCGAAGATCCCCAACGGCCTTCCGGGGGTGGAGAACCGGATGGACCTGCTGCACCAGGCCGTGCTGGACGGACACCTCACCCGGCGCCGCTGGATCGAGATCGCCTGCGCCGCCCCCGCGCGGATGTTCGGCCTCTACCCGCGCAAGGGCACCATCGCGCCCGGCGCCGACGCCGACCTCGTGGTCTACGACCCGGCGGCGCAGCAGACCCTCTCGGCCGCCACCCACCACATGAACGTCGACTACTCGGCGTACGAGGGCCGGCGGATCACCGGCCGCGCGCGCACGGTGCTCTCGCGGGGCGCCGTCGTCGTGGACGGCGGCGCCTACCTCGGCCGTCCCGGCCACGGCCGCTACCAGCCCCGGGCCACCTGCCAGTTCATCTCCTGA